Proteins encoded by one window of uncultured Draconibacterium sp.:
- a CDS encoding RagB/SusD family nutrient uptake outer membrane protein has translation MKKISIIKLNIIFAILIVLVSCSDDFLDLKPQSDVVSGSFTSAQDAENLLTGAYSTIGAYYQYNRYYLTEGISDNHYVNGDNPTEMTFENFSFDAATGVLQEAYVALYNQIAAANTVLDNVSVIEDSKWDGTTRKEQILGEASFLRAISYYELVTQWGGVPIFTSLLNDGNLYPERNTEAEVYDQIITDLIYAENVLLTTPYENEFGRATKGSAQALLAKTYAQIGDYNNCLTYANKVIESGVYSLVSDFSNVWGMANKNNTESIFDVQQGGTTGWWGFQIFAYAAGDGWPKRQICSADLVRAFQTAGDTIGSRYTTTFNWQIANASFNMPVNAWDPEQEIPFQGKYAPGGWFSQDNIRIIRLADIILLAAEANVQLNNLSAATILLNQIRSRAGLDSTSASSKSELALAVLNERRLELVFECTRWNDLKRADASGVVSVVDVINEQLDSNGKSLGYTMDDDKHQLIYPIPNQDRLLNKNLTQNPGY, from the coding sequence ATGAAAAAAATATCAATAATAAAATTAAATATAATTTTTGCGATACTGATAGTTCTGGTATCATGCAGCGATGATTTCCTGGATTTAAAACCACAGTCGGATGTGGTATCAGGTTCTTTTACTTCAGCACAGGATGCTGAGAATTTATTGACAGGTGCTTACAGTACAATCGGAGCTTACTACCAGTATAACCGTTATTATCTCACGGAAGGAATTAGTGATAATCATTATGTAAATGGAGATAATCCGACGGAAATGACTTTTGAGAATTTTAGTTTCGATGCTGCTACAGGAGTACTTCAGGAAGCATATGTTGCACTTTATAACCAGATTGCTGCAGCAAATACTGTATTAGATAATGTTTCGGTAATTGAAGATTCTAAATGGGACGGTACAACAAGAAAAGAACAAATATTGGGTGAGGCCAGTTTCTTAAGAGCCATAAGTTATTACGAGTTGGTAACTCAGTGGGGTGGCGTGCCAATATTTACCTCACTCCTAAATGATGGCAATCTCTATCCGGAACGGAATACCGAAGCGGAAGTTTATGATCAGATTATTACAGATTTAATTTATGCTGAGAATGTGCTTTTAACAACACCTTATGAGAATGAATTTGGAAGAGCAACAAAAGGTTCTGCTCAAGCTCTTTTAGCTAAAACTTATGCCCAGATAGGAGATTATAACAACTGTTTGACATATGCTAATAAGGTTATTGAGAGTGGAGTTTACTCCTTAGTTTCTGATTTCAGCAATGTTTGGGGAATGGCTAATAAAAACAATACTGAATCGATCTTTGATGTACAGCAAGGTGGTACAACCGGTTGGTGGGGATTTCAGATTTTTGCTTATGCTGCAGGCGATGGTTGGCCTAAACGTCAGATTTGTTCAGCTGATTTGGTTCGGGCATTTCAGACTGCAGGTGACACTATCGGATCGAGGTATACAACAACATTTAATTGGCAAATTGCAAATGCATCGTTTAATATGCCAGTCAATGCCTGGGATCCGGAACAAGAAATTCCATTTCAGGGGAAATATGCACCAGGCGGGTGGTTTAGTCAGGATAATATTCGGATCATTCGGTTGGCCGACATAATTTTACTGGCGGCTGAAGCTAATGTTCAGCTTAACAATTTATCTGCTGCTACTATCTTGTTAAATCAAATTAGGAGTAGAGCTGGTTTGGATAGCACTAGTGCAAGTTCAAAAAGCGAATTAGCGTTAGCTGTATTAAATGAAAGACGATTGGAATTAGTTTTTGAATGTACCAGATGGAATGATTTGAAAAGAGCAGATGCCAGTGGTGTTGTAAGTGTGGTTGATGTCATTAATGAGCAGCTTGATTCTAATGGAAAATCTCTCGGCTACACAATGGATGATGATAAACATCAGCTTATTTATCCGATTCCAAATCAAGATCGTTTGTTGAATAAAAATCTGACACAAAATCCAGGTTATTGA
- the bglX gene encoding beta-glucosidase BglX → MILQQIKKLVVSFVLILSASIVLAQENEMDKFISDLMSKMTLEEKLGQINLKSGNMGAVLAGADDAEFRETIKRGEVGATGGFTFKSIKGTQEAAQESRLKIPVMIGVDVIHGFNTVFPIPLGLSCSWDTNLIEESARIAASEASATGICWAYSPMVDIARDPRWGRVAEGAGEDPWWGSQVAQAMVRGYQGDDLAASNTIMACVKHFALYGASEAGRDYNTVDMSHQQMFNYYLPPYKGAFDSGAGSAMSSFNTIDMIPATGSKFMMTDVLRDRWGFNGFVVTDYTSINEMSAHGLGDLQEVSALALKAGIDMDMQGLGFIGTLKKSLDEGKVTMDDIDLACRRVLEAKYKLGLFDDPYKYLDVERSNTEISTKENLQAAREIAAHSMVLLKNNNNTLPLKKSGKIAVVGPLADSKGDMLGCWVMRRDESIISTVLEGIKNMGGESVEVTYAKGANITDDPYLKASLVSPYAAYMGVQMAEETLTPEQLIEEALQVSKDADVIVAVLGESAAMSGEAASRADISIPESQRNLLKELVKTGKPVVLVLINGRPLTLNWESENVPAILEAWAPGSEGGNAIADVLFGDYNPAGKLTMTFPRSVGQIPIYYNHLNTGRPFDENNKFTSKYLDIPNDPVYPFGYGLSYTTFEYSDITLSKSDLKGNEKLEAKIMLTNTGDVAGEEVVQLYIGDPVASISRPVKELKNFKKVMLQPGESKEVTFTITPDELKFYNSDLEYDWESGIFNLFIGTSSADVKNTNFNWTK, encoded by the coding sequence ATGATATTACAACAAATTAAAAAGCTGGTAGTAAGCTTTGTCTTAATTCTTTCCGCAAGTATCGTACTGGCCCAGGAGAATGAAATGGATAAATTCATAAGTGATCTTATGAGTAAAATGACGCTAGAGGAAAAACTAGGTCAGATTAATTTGAAGTCGGGAAATATGGGGGCTGTACTTGCAGGTGCTGATGATGCAGAATTTCGTGAAACAATTAAAAGGGGAGAAGTTGGTGCCACAGGAGGTTTTACTTTTAAGTCAATAAAAGGAACTCAGGAAGCTGCTCAGGAATCACGTTTAAAAATTCCGGTTATGATAGGCGTGGATGTTATTCATGGCTTCAATACCGTATTTCCAATACCATTGGGATTGTCTTGTAGCTGGGATACAAATTTGATTGAAGAAAGTGCACGAATAGCTGCCAGCGAGGCCAGTGCAACAGGTATTTGCTGGGCTTATTCGCCAATGGTTGATATTGCACGCGATCCGCGGTGGGGAAGAGTTGCTGAAGGTGCCGGAGAGGACCCTTGGTGGGGATCGCAGGTTGCCCAGGCGATGGTTCGCGGTTATCAGGGCGACGATCTTGCAGCCAGTAATACTATCATGGCATGTGTAAAACATTTTGCTTTGTACGGTGCTTCCGAAGCTGGTCGCGATTACAACACGGTTGATATGAGTCATCAGCAAATGTTTAACTATTATTTGCCACCTTATAAGGGAGCATTCGATTCAGGTGCGGGAAGTGCGATGTCTTCGTTTAATACCATCGATATGATTCCGGCCACCGGAAGTAAATTTATGATGACAGACGTATTGCGCGACCGTTGGGGATTCAATGGTTTTGTTGTAACCGATTACACATCTATTAACGAAATGTCGGCTCATGGTTTAGGTGATTTGCAGGAGGTTTCTGCTTTAGCCCTAAAAGCAGGAATTGATATGGACATGCAGGGATTAGGTTTTATCGGAACCCTAAAAAAATCGCTCGATGAAGGTAAGGTAACAATGGATGATATTGATCTGGCGTGTCGTCGTGTGTTGGAAGCAAAATACAAACTGGGATTATTTGATGATCCTTATAAGTACCTGGATGTAGAACGTTCTAATACAGAAATTTCTACCAAAGAAAACTTGCAGGCTGCGCGCGAAATAGCAGCACATTCAATGGTATTGTTGAAAAACAATAACAACACTCTTCCACTAAAGAAATCAGGCAAAATTGCTGTTGTTGGTCCTTTGGCCGACAGCAAAGGTGATATGTTGGGCTGTTGGGTGATGCGGCGCGACGAATCGATAATTTCTACTGTTCTTGAAGGGATCAAAAATATGGGAGGTGAATCGGTTGAAGTAACTTATGCAAAAGGAGCAAATATTACAGATGATCCATACCTGAAAGCATCCTTAGTGTCGCCATATGCTGCGTACATGGGAGTTCAAATGGCCGAAGAAACATTAACGCCTGAACAGCTTATTGAGGAGGCGTTACAGGTTTCAAAAGATGCTGATGTAATTGTTGCTGTATTGGGCGAATCGGCTGCCATGTCGGGAGAAGCAGCCAGCCGTGCAGATATCAGTATTCCTGAAAGTCAGCGTAATTTATTAAAAGAGCTGGTTAAAACCGGCAAACCAGTCGTTCTGGTATTGATTAATGGTCGCCCCTTAACGCTGAACTGGGAGAGCGAAAATGTTCCTGCAATACTGGAAGCCTGGGCTCCGGGCTCAGAAGGAGGAAATGCCATTGCCGATGTTCTTTTTGGCGATTATAATCCGGCAGGAAAACTGACCATGACCTTTCCAAGAAGTGTAGGACAGATTCCGATTTATTATAACCATTTAAATACCGGGCGTCCGTTTGATGAAAATAACAAGTTTACGTCAAAATACCTTGATATCCCTAACGACCCAGTTTATCCGTTTGGTTATGGATTGAGCTATACCACTTTCGAATACAGCGATATTACATTAAGTAAATCAGATTTAAAAGGTAATGAGAAACTGGAGGCTAAAATAATGCTTACTAATACTGGTGACGTGGCCGGAGAGGAAGTCGTTCAGTTGTATATTGGCGATCCGGTGGCTAGCATATCAAGACCTGTAAAAGAATTGAAGAACTTTAAAAAAGTAATGTTGCAACCAGGCGAATCAAAAGAAGTAACCTTTACGATTACTCCTGATGAATTGAAATTTTATAATTCTGATCTTGAATATGATTGGGAATCAGGTATTTTTAATTTATTTATCGGGACATCATCGGCTGATGTAAAAAACACTAATTTTAACTGGACAAAATGA
- a CDS encoding glycoside hydrolase family 2 TIM barrel-domain containing protein, which yields MKRTKLLLLGLFLHGILLAQPVKFLDDIYYYLENTSVFELNQEEGRSFYLPGKTISLNGEWKFMYSETPEGIPTDFYENSFNDKKWGTIQVPSNWEMQGYGDRIFRNVTAPFPLKRDLFFGDIVYGRSDPGAFAVILPNVPREYNPTGAYRKTFNIPSSWNGDQVFLRMEKTASASFVWVNGEQVGYNEGAQEPAEYNITKYLKKGTNTVAVFVTKYCDGYYLEGQDYWRLAGIFDDVTIYATPDVRLFDWYVVTDLDETYTDAELSVQVDVKRYTASPAASYSVKASLYDADNKFVAEMNSEDFTIDSEGKKQIELATEISSPLKWTSETPDLYTLKMELITEEGKVHDQAEQRIGFKETLIDGDTFYLNGVPIKVNATNTHMQHADLGHGMTEEIIRKDFEILKQFNFNAVRISHYPPTTKYLELANEYGLYIIDEAGVESHATESVCNMPEFTDMYRERVRQMVLRDRNYPCILFWSAGNESGEGMNITEVIKEGRKYDDTRYWMYGGNAFSHPSEEIIGPRYPSPLELDMRVGLGINETDIRPSFMDEYLSVAGNAGGGLEDYWHVIESYSRTMGGAIWDYVSPGLTEQVRQLEDQSPNKVPAHLMGNNIKLVEGKTGKAVSLNGHDQWIEIYRDDALEINGDKLTITMDVYPRKLNTAGGQFITKGSNQFGLVQQGSDSLEFYIYTNVRPNQGNGFDLRSAFMGSNSLGGKYTLRVGLPKNWENHWHNLTAVYDGQEMSVYIDNNKKGSKLARGKIINFPFTISLGRDSEIDGSETPTYMCDALLDNVGVFSTSILPENLNPEHAALWLDFEKETNQGTFLSYGAGARNYGSIWGDRRVQPEMWEMKKVVQPIVINLLDAETGMVEVWNRNHFTDASQYETRWFLEADGDILQDGVLDLQIGPLKKKTLKIPYSKPSLQEGTEYRVTISSSIKEDKLWAIAGHEVAWTQMELPWKKNIQTVKQSTTKAAYSESEREVKVTGEDFEYTFDKGLGALSSIQIDGKEMLKSPLLVSVWRAPMANDLDSWGSRSASSSNWKEGYNTFIATEFYSTGIDKTTNYPVYTEVIEADGKVYLKIRQITIFGESAEGALDQYIFGAQYNGIENIYNYIIDGAGEITVHHIAKPQGGTMPLYFPRFGLSFTLDKSLQNVNWYGRGPEENYPGRKSGYKIGIYNSTVDDMYVPYLKPGDYGLRTDNRWVKMLDDEGKGLQLKVNELFNFNAYPYSTENLTKSVYTYQLQKQDGITFNLDYATSGVGCSARGVFLSYRVYPQMFEREIKILPVK from the coding sequence ATGAAACGAACTAAATTATTGTTGCTAGGACTGTTTTTACACGGAATACTTCTGGCTCAACCGGTAAAATTTTTAGACGATATTTATTATTATCTAGAGAATACTTCAGTATTCGAACTAAACCAGGAAGAAGGAAGGTCTTTCTATCTTCCTGGCAAAACCATTTCGCTGAACGGAGAATGGAAATTCATGTATAGTGAAACTCCCGAAGGTATTCCAACAGATTTTTATGAGAATAGTTTTAACGACAAAAAGTGGGGGACCATTCAGGTTCCGTCGAACTGGGAAATGCAAGGTTATGGTGACCGGATATTCAGAAATGTGACTGCTCCTTTTCCATTAAAACGAGATTTATTTTTTGGGGATATTGTTTATGGAAGGTCAGATCCCGGTGCATTTGCGGTTATTTTACCCAATGTTCCGCGTGAATATAACCCAACAGGAGCCTACCGAAAAACGTTTAACATTCCATCCTCGTGGAACGGAGACCAGGTATTTCTAAGAATGGAAAAGACAGCCTCAGCTTCATTTGTTTGGGTGAATGGCGAACAGGTTGGTTACAACGAGGGTGCACAGGAGCCGGCAGAATATAACATTACCAAATACCTGAAAAAAGGTACAAATACTGTTGCAGTATTTGTTACCAAATATTGCGATGGATATTATCTTGAAGGACAGGATTACTGGAGATTGGCAGGTATTTTCGATGATGTAACTATTTATGCAACTCCCGATGTTCGCTTGTTCGACTGGTATGTTGTTACCGACCTGGATGAAACCTATACCGATGCGGAACTTTCGGTTCAGGTGGATGTAAAAAGGTATACTGCTTCACCGGCCGCTTCTTATTCTGTAAAAGCTTCGTTGTACGATGCCGACAACAAGTTTGTAGCCGAAATGAATAGTGAAGATTTCACAATTGATAGTGAGGGTAAGAAACAGATTGAACTTGCAACGGAGATCTCAAGTCCTCTGAAATGGACATCTGAAACACCTGATCTTTATACATTAAAAATGGAACTGATTACGGAAGAAGGAAAGGTTCATGATCAAGCAGAACAACGCATCGGTTTTAAAGAAACACTAATTGATGGCGATACTTTCTATTTAAATGGAGTGCCCATAAAAGTAAATGCAACGAACACACACATGCAACATGCCGATTTAGGACATGGCATGACCGAAGAAATTATCCGAAAAGATTTTGAGATTCTGAAGCAGTTTAACTTTAATGCAGTGCGCATTTCTCATTATCCTCCAACAACCAAATACCTTGAACTTGCCAATGAATACGGTTTGTATATTATTGATGAAGCCGGAGTAGAATCACATGCTACTGAAAGTGTTTGTAATATGCCTGAATTCACGGATATGTATCGCGAACGTGTGCGGCAAATGGTATTGCGAGACAGAAATTACCCATGCATTTTGTTTTGGAGTGCCGGGAACGAAAGTGGCGAGGGAATGAATATTACAGAAGTTATTAAAGAAGGCAGAAAATACGACGATACACGTTACTGGATGTATGGTGGAAATGCTTTTTCTCATCCTTCTGAAGAGATTATCGGACCTCGCTATCCAAGTCCTCTGGAACTGGATATGCGCGTTGGGCTTGGCATTAACGAAACTGATATTCGCCCGTCATTTATGGATGAATATTTGTCGGTTGCAGGTAATGCCGGCGGAGGACTGGAAGATTACTGGCATGTTATTGAATCCTATTCAAGAACGATGGGCGGAGCAATCTGGGACTATGTAAGTCCGGGGCTTACCGAACAAGTTCGCCAACTCGAAGACCAGTCTCCCAATAAAGTACCTGCGCATTTAATGGGCAACAATATTAAATTGGTAGAAGGGAAAACAGGAAAGGCAGTTAGTTTAAACGGACACGATCAGTGGATTGAAATATACCGCGATGATGCTTTGGAAATCAATGGCGATAAATTAACCATCACAATGGATGTTTATCCACGAAAATTGAATACAGCTGGCGGGCAATTCATAACGAAAGGCTCCAATCAGTTTGGATTGGTCCAGCAGGGATCCGACTCATTGGAATTTTATATTTACACAAATGTACGTCCGAACCAAGGGAATGGATTTGATTTGAGAAGTGCTTTCATGGGCAGCAACAGCTTGGGTGGAAAGTACACTTTACGAGTAGGATTGCCAAAGAATTGGGAAAACCACTGGCATAATCTGACTGCAGTATACGACGGACAGGAAATGTCGGTTTACATCGATAATAACAAAAAGGGCAGTAAGCTGGCCCGAGGGAAGATCATAAATTTTCCGTTTACAATAAGCCTGGGGCGCGACTCGGAAATCGATGGCTCAGAAACTCCTACCTATATGTGCGACGCGTTGCTTGATAATGTCGGAGTATTTTCCACTTCAATTCTTCCGGAGAACTTAAATCCTGAACATGCAGCACTCTGGCTCGATTTTGAAAAAGAAACGAATCAGGGGACATTCTTAAGTTATGGGGCCGGAGCGCGAAACTATGGAAGTATTTGGGGAGACCGCCGGGTTCAGCCCGAAATGTGGGAAATGAAAAAGGTGGTTCAGCCCATTGTTATTAATCTTTTAGATGCCGAAACTGGCATGGTGGAAGTATGGAACCGAAATCATTTTACTGATGCATCGCAATACGAAACGCGTTGGTTTCTTGAAGCTGACGGCGATATACTACAGGACGGAGTATTGGATCTCCAGATTGGCCCTCTGAAGAAAAAGACGCTAAAAATTCCATATTCAAAACCGTCATTGCAAGAAGGTACTGAATATCGTGTAACAATCAGTTCTTCGATAAAAGAGGACAAGTTATGGGCCATAGCCGGACATGAAGTTGCCTGGACGCAAATGGAACTTCCATGGAAAAAGAACATTCAAACCGTTAAACAAAGCACAACAAAAGCTGCTTATTCCGAATCGGAGCGTGAGGTGAAAGTTACAGGTGAAGATTTTGAATATACTTTTGATAAAGGTTTGGGGGCCTTGTCATCTATTCAGATAGATGGAAAAGAGATGTTGAAATCTCCATTACTGGTGAGTGTTTGGAGAGCTCCAATGGCAAATGATCTGGACAGTTGGGGTTCAAGATCCGCGAGTTCTTCAAATTGGAAAGAAGGTTACAATACCTTTATTGCTACTGAATTTTATTCCACTGGAATTGATAAAACTACAAATTACCCGGTTTATACCGAGGTGATTGAAGCTGATGGAAAAGTCTACCTTAAAATCAGGCAGATTACCATATTTGGTGAAAGTGCTGAAGGTGCATTAGACCAGTATATCTTTGGTGCTCAATACAACGGTATCGAAAATATTTACAATTATATCATCGATGGTGCCGGCGAAATTACTGTTCATCACATCGCGAAACCACAGGGTGGCACAATGCCGCTGTACTTCCCTCGTTTTGGATTGTCGTTTACGCTTGATAAAAGCCTGCAAAACGTTAATTGGTACGGACGCGGACCAGAGGAGAACTATCCCGGAAGAAAAAGTGGGTATAAAATAGGCATTTACAACTCTACCGTTGATGATATGTATGTTCCGTACCTTAAGCCGGGAGATTATGGTTTAAGAACGGATAACCGGTGGGTAAAGATGCTCGACGATGAAGGTAAAGGATTGCAACTAAAAGTGAACGAGTTATTTAATTTTAATGCGTATCCATATTCAACTGAAAACCTTACCAAATCAGTTTATACTTATCAGCTGCAAAAACAGGATGGCATAACCTTTAATCTTGATTATGCGACATCAGGTGTTGGTTGTTCGGCGCGTGGTGTATTCCTGAGTTATCGGGTATATCCTCAAATGTTTGAACGGGAGATAAAAATCTTGCCAGTAAAATAA
- a CDS encoding glycoside hydrolase family 30 protein, whose amino-acid sequence MKILNISLFFLLFCAACSTKTKVEWVNTTPTTQWKTSQLMATTSTENADAEVYTDKTQQVIDGFGSCFNELGWTSLSELSEADRESIMNEFFAPGVGANFTICRMPVAANDFALNWYSYNETESDFAMENFSIENDKNTLIPFINNAKQYNPDIKIWASPWSPPSWMKYNKHYASSSSEAEMKRIKHMMSAQVGNDSTLLAAYQEYFKNYFDPKYQNDLSPENEGKEGTDMFIQQDKYLEAYALYFLKFIEAYRNEGIDIFAVMPQNEFNSAQVFPSCCWTAAGLSNFIGSYLGPVMQELGVDVYFGTMERPNEALIDTILQDPESSKYVKGVGFQWAGKNALPGLNKRYPDLAMFQTEQECGNGKNDWTGAMHSWDLMKHYLNNGVSVYEYWNTSLLEGGVSRWGWEQNSLVVVDAAKKAYRYSYEYYILKHASHFVLPGAKKLETGGEYNDLLAFKNPDCSIIVIAGNQDETSKKVNIKIGDTFISPVLPAQSLNTFKISNL is encoded by the coding sequence ATGAAAATTTTAAACATATCACTCTTTTTCCTTCTTTTTTGTGCAGCTTGTAGTACAAAAACTAAGGTCGAATGGGTAAATACGACACCAACAACGCAGTGGAAAACAAGTCAGCTGATGGCAACAACCTCAACTGAAAATGCAGATGCTGAAGTTTATACCGATAAAACTCAACAAGTGATCGACGGTTTTGGCAGTTGCTTTAACGAATTAGGTTGGACATCACTAAGCGAGTTAAGCGAAGCTGACCGTGAATCAATAATGAATGAATTTTTTGCTCCAGGTGTTGGAGCTAATTTTACTATTTGTCGTATGCCTGTTGCCGCCAACGACTTCGCCTTAAACTGGTATTCGTATAACGAAACCGAGAGCGATTTTGCCATGGAAAATTTTTCAATAGAAAACGACAAGAATACTTTAATCCCGTTCATTAATAATGCAAAACAATATAACCCCGACATCAAGATATGGGCTTCGCCATGGAGCCCTCCTTCGTGGATGAAGTATAACAAACATTATGCAAGTTCATCCTCAGAAGCAGAGATGAAAAGGATAAAACACATGATGTCTGCTCAGGTCGGGAATGACAGTACGTTATTGGCCGCATATCAAGAGTATTTTAAAAACTATTTTGATCCAAAATATCAAAATGATCTGAGTCCTGAGAACGAAGGAAAAGAAGGCACCGATATGTTTATCCAGCAAGATAAATACCTGGAAGCATACGCACTGTACTTCTTGAAATTTATTGAAGCATACAGAAATGAAGGTATCGATATTTTTGCCGTGATGCCGCAGAATGAATTTAACTCGGCACAGGTTTTTCCAAGTTGCTGCTGGACTGCAGCCGGATTAAGTAATTTTATTGGATCATATTTAGGTCCTGTCATGCAAGAACTGGGAGTTGATGTTTATTTTGGGACTATGGAGCGTCCAAACGAAGCCCTGATTGATACGATTCTGCAAGATCCGGAATCTTCAAAATATGTAAAAGGAGTAGGTTTTCAGTGGGCAGGAAAAAATGCGCTACCGGGACTAAACAAACGTTATCCTGATTTGGCAATGTTTCAGACAGAGCAGGAATGTGGCAATGGTAAAAACGACTGGACAGGAGCAATGCACTCGTGGGATCTGATGAAGCATTACCTGAACAATGGCGTTTCGGTATACGAATACTGGAATACTTCGCTATTGGAAGGTGGTGTTAGTCGCTGGGGATGGGAACAAAATTCGCTGGTTGTAGTTGACGCAGCGAAAAAAGCCTATCGCTATTCATACGAATACTACATCCTGAAACACGCCAGCCACTTTGTTTTACCGGGCGCAAAGAAACTGGAAACAGGAGGGGAATACAATGACCTTTTAGCATTTAAAAATCCCGATTGTTCGATAATTGTAATTGCAGGAAATCAGGATGAAACAAGTAAAAAAGTAAATATAAAGATAGGAGATACTTTTATTTCTCCTGTATTACCAGCTCAATCATTAAATACATTCAAAATATCGAACCTATAA
- a CDS encoding TetR/AcrR family transcriptional regulator codes for MKDKIISKASQDFLQKGVRNMSVQNLVDSLGISTKTFYKYFKNKEELLEEVLILHYNQQFKLIQEYSREQNPVFVLLNVWMKAFQVDTDVNNKFYSDIHNYYSELERRVESKVSNTFWLEFQRLIQAGINEGLFLKNILPEVVMESIAVLYGTAVRTDQYVKFQISADQSFLNTVALVIRGICTPKGLVFFDNYFEAHQK; via the coding sequence ATGAAAGACAAGATCATATCAAAAGCTTCACAGGATTTCTTACAAAAAGGAGTACGAAATATGTCCGTACAAAACCTGGTTGATTCATTGGGGATATCAACCAAAACCTTTTACAAATATTTTAAGAATAAGGAAGAGTTACTTGAAGAGGTGCTAATTCTGCACTACAATCAACAGTTTAAATTAATTCAGGAATATTCAAGAGAACAAAATCCGGTATTTGTTTTATTGAATGTTTGGATGAAAGCTTTTCAGGTAGATACGGATGTAAACAATAAATTTTATTCTGACATACATAATTACTATTCCGAACTTGAACGAAGAGTGGAGTCAAAAGTAAGCAATACTTTTTGGTTAGAGTTTCAGCGGTTGATTCAAGCCGGAATCAATGAGGGATTGTTTCTGAAAAATATCTTACCCGAAGTAGTTATGGAGTCGATAGCGGTTTTATACGGTACAGCAGTTCGAACAGATCAGTATGTCAAGTTTCAGATTTCTGCTGACCAGTCGTTTCTGAATACGGTGGCCCTTGTTATTCGGGGAATCTGTACCCCAAAAGGCTTGGTTTTCTTCGACAACTATTTTGAAGCTCATCAAAAATAG